One window of Zalophus californianus isolate mZalCal1 chromosome 3, mZalCal1.pri.v2, whole genome shotgun sequence genomic DNA carries:
- the TM4SF20 gene encoding LOW QUALITY PROTEIN: transmembrane 4 L6 family member 20 (The sequence of the model RefSeq protein was modified relative to this genomic sequence to represent the inferred CDS: deleted 1 base in 1 codon) gives MTCCEGWTSCNGFSLLVLLLLGIVLRAIPLLVNFVDEGQFFHNPISCFEWWLPGIIGAGLMAIPATTMSLAARRRACCNNRTGVLLSSLLNVITVIGAVYCMLVSIQALSDYQGPLICNSQENSTSSCEFSFNNLSDIHPESFNLQWFFNESCLSPTDFSNLTIDGFMARDWRKYTLHFNSKENKHRVIHFSVFFGLLLVGILELLSGLSQMVISFLGCLCGVTKRRSRIV, from the exons ATGACCTGCTGTGAAGGGTGGACATCCTGCAATGGATTCAGCTTGCTGGTTCTACTTCTATTGGGAATAGTTCTCAGGGCAATCCCTCTCCTTGTCAACTTTGTGGATGAAGGCCAATTTTTTCACAACCCCATCTCTTGCTTTGAGTGGTGGCTCCCAGGGATTATAGGAGCAGGTCTAAT GGCCATTCCAGCAACAACAATGTCCTTGGCAGCAAGAAGAAGAGCGTGCTGCAACAACAGAACTGGA GTGCTTCTGTCATCACTTCTGAATGTAATCACGGTCATTGGTGCTGTGTATTGCATGTTGGTATCTATCCAGGCTCTCTCGGAC TATCAAGGTCCTCTCATTTGTAACTCTCAAGAGAACAGCACTTCCAGTTGTGAATTTTCATTCAATAACTTGAG CGACATTCATCCAGAATCCTTCAATCTGCAGTGGTTCTTCAATGAGTCTTGCCTCTCTCCTACTGATTTCAGTAATCTCACCATCGATGGCTTCATGGCCAGGGACTGGAGAAAATATACCTTGCACTTCAattctaaagaaaacaaacacagggTGATCCATTTCTCAGTGTTTTTCGGCCTACTGCTTGTGGGGATTCTGGAGCTCCTGTCTGGGCTCAGTCAGATGGTCATCAGTTTCCTTGGCTGTCTGTGTGGAGTCACTAAGCGGAGAAGTAGAATTGTATAG